A region of Halalkaliarchaeum desulfuricum DNA encodes the following proteins:
- a CDS encoding homing endonuclease associated repeat-containing protein, whose translation MPVSTQALIDELHRLTEKLGGPPTLAQLREHGEYSATTYYDRFGSWNNALEAAGYASRDPDSKIPVDDLLEELQRLADELGEPPSAAQMNEHGDYWASTYRDRFGSWNEALAKAGFGPGERRDAQISEQDLLDELRRLGDASDEPAPPTFEMMDESGRYGARTYIRHFGSWNKAVQEAGFEPEHPREVREEELCAELRRLATELEKSRPTAQDMVEHGRHGVATYQRQFGSWSNALDAAFEND comes from the coding sequence ATGCCCGTTTCGACGCAAGCGTTGATCGATGAATTGCATCGGCTGACCGAAAAGTTGGGTGGGCCGCCCACTCTCGCTCAACTTCGCGAACATGGTGAATATTCGGCTACCACGTATTACGACCGGTTTGGATCGTGGAACAACGCTCTCGAGGCAGCTGGGTATGCCTCGCGCGATCCGGACTCGAAAATCCCGGTCGATGATCTCCTCGAGGAACTCCAGCGACTTGCCGATGAGTTGGGCGAACCCCCGAGCGCTGCGCAGATGAACGAACATGGTGACTATTGGGCGTCCACCTATCGCGATCGATTCGGGTCGTGGAACGAAGCGCTCGCCAAAGCGGGATTCGGACCCGGCGAACGTCGCGATGCACAGATCTCAGAACAGGACCTCCTCGATGAACTTCGGCGGCTTGGTGACGCAAGTGACGAGCCTGCCCCACCCACGTTCGAGATGATGGACGAGTCCGGCCGGTATGGTGCTCGAACCTACATCCGGCACTTCGGATCGTGGAACAAGGCGGTGCAGGAGGCTGGATTTGAACCCGAACACCCACGTGAAGTACGTGAGGAGGAACTGTGTGCTGAATTGCGTCGATTGGCAACTGAACTTGAGAAGTCACGTCCAACGGCCCAGGACATGGTTGAACATGGCCGACACGGAGTTGCAACGTACCAGCGTCAGTTCGGAAGCTGGTCGAACGCGCTCGATGCCGCGTTTGAGAACGACTGA